AAATATTACCCAGCTAATACTCATTGATAATGTTTTTCAGGCATAACCTTAGCCTACTATAAAAACACATGAGCTCTTCACCAGCTCGCTAAGATATAAGTAAATCTGAGCAAACAGAGCTGTTAGCTCACCTGGAGTCCAGTGATCTTGTCTCTCCAGTACAGGATCTCGTCACCCTTCCTCTCCACCAGCAGAATCCCGGCCTCTGTTGATCAACAATTCAGTTGGAGGTCTTTCAACGAGAGTCCTTGACTACCCACGTGCATGGTTTTCAGGTTCCAAACCTGGGAAGAGGAAGGGATGTTGGGATCCAGCTTGAAGGACCaagctgtttaaaaaattaTTACCAAAAGATAACAAAGAATCACTGGAGTCACTTCAACAACATTTTACATACGCAAGGAGCCAATCCCATACACTTCAATGAGTACAGAGATTGACTGAAGACAAACTCCGCAATTTTTACTTTATACATTGCAATCCCCCCTCCTTTCTCCATGAGGAGACCATGCCCCAAACAGCTGCACTATCTCAAAGGTATTTAAAAACTCCACCTGACAAAGTGCAAGGGAGTGAAACGGTCATGAGAGTGAAGAGAAGAAGTCTAGCAAAGTTCTTTGAAGATAGCTGTGAATTATGTGACCTTGGGCGCTTCAGACAAAGATGGTTATTATAAGCCAGTAAAAGTACAgagatattcaatttaaaatagttacattttctaacaccaatgttttgcatttcaaCATCGGGTCGCTCCACCCATTTTGCAAAGCTAGAGGGCCTCCTGGGCACCCCTAGCGCCTACTCAGCCAAGCATGGAATGGGAGAGCACTTGCGTTCGGAATATTATTTGGTTGTGGAGGATACTGAGGACCAGGCTGAGGACCAGGCTGAGGACCAGGCTGAGGACCAGGGTGAGGCCTTTGCTGCGGGAAAGGATACTGCGGGCTGGGCTGTGTTGGAGAAGGAATCCAAGGTCTTGCAAAATTGGGATAATTATGAGCCTTTTGATGACAGCTACGAGCCCAGTGGTTAGGATCACCACAGACGAAGCAACCAGTATTGCGTGATGTATGAGCCTCACATCCTCTGCCTCTCCCCCTATTACCCTGGTATTTTCTTGGAGGACCCTAGGGAAACAGTATGAAAAGAGCGGTTGTAGAATATTAACAATTAAAGTTGCATTGTGGTCTTTGCAAGAAGAGCTGTGTGCAGTCATTGAGGAAGTGGTTAAAAGTACTCTGGTAAAGCACATTTGTACTCCCCGCACAAAGAACTCTGATGCACAGAAGGTTAAACTTAAGTCTTTAAAATAGAGTAAGCCTTACAGTATATGGTACAAAAGGATATTAATTACACAGTTGGGTAAAAAGACAAGGAATGTGTATAAGAAAAGTAAGCTGTGCAACACAGATGGGAAATGTTGGGAAACTGTCTTTGTTCCAGGTATTAGTCAAATCCTCAGGTGGAACCAGGAAAACAGAGTTGTTGTTTGGAAAAACTCACTCCTCCACGCGCgtcggggttactggcggaTAACGCCCCATGCTGCCGTGCATTTGCGAGGCACTCAGACACTGCTTACTGTtaccaatgaaaagggaattCCTTGCTGAGTTCAACAATACCTCACACAAGAATCTACGTAAAACAGTTAATTAGCCGTGACAACTTCTTGTCCTGTTCATCAATAGTCAAAATGGCAGTCACGCCACGCCCACACCATTAATGAAAAATTttgcttttaataacttttaattatttaggtCTTTAGATGACATGAAATGAATTTGAGGTCCATCAGATAAGTTTTGTAgaaggagtttgttaaagtatagcaccttgacttttaggTCTACTTCCTGTTGTCATTAGGTAGCTTTTATGACTTTGAGATGTAGATGTCCCCAGGGTTGGACTCTTATGAATCTTGAAAAGGTTGAAGCCCATTGGTCAATGTACACTCAAGACTTCCTGATGCGCTAAGGGTAGGGTTCCAATGAGCTTTTTTGTACATCttgacatgctacatatgtTTACCACGTTTCATTAGCCTACGTTAAACTTACTGCAGGGGCTTGACGCAACTgccaattttggtgagtttttgagtatgttgccgctcaaaaaggcaattcatttgcaggggaaagaaagacaaattccttcagtttcaatagggcaTTCGCTGCTGTAGGTGCTCGGGCCCTActtaatggtttaaaaaaaaattatttggcTACTGACCACGGTATAAGCGTGTTAATGCCCAACGAGGTATCAAGAAACTTGCCCAGAACTGCGAGATATGTAATGAACATATTCGGCTTCTGGTTTACCCACAAACCTAAGTCATTGTCGTACCTCACCTGTTGCCTGTCATTAGATAAGAGGAGCAGAGGGTGAGCTGTTTCAGGATCGAGCACAATGTCCGTCTCATACTGCTGCACATATCTCAGCGTAGCATCGTTTGACTCATCTGTGCTGTCTGAGAACTGCTGAATTTCTGTGGTCATTTTATTCAGCAACATTCGCAGTTGAGACACTGATTCGTTCAAAGTTTTCTGTATGTGGTGTATCTCCGcttgtctgttaaaacagaatGTGGACAAGTCCGTTTTGTGTGGTTGGATGGATGAGTTTGGGAAGCTCTGGAGGAAACAAAGCTGGTCTTCAGTCTGTTTCAGCTCCCTCAGCTTCAAGGTTCTCTTCTGCAGCTTGGTGATCTCTCGCTCCATTTTTCTAATAAACACACCTGCTTGTTCTTCTGCTGCTTTTTGCTTCTCCTCGATCACATTCACAAGCTCTGTCTGACTCTTCTGGATGTCAGAGATCAGCGCCGTCAAGTCCTGCACGGTGTTTGCTATCATATCTTTGGTTTCTGTCTTGCTTTGTTTAACTGTCTCCTTCATGGCTTGGACCTTCTGCTGTCTTTCCTGGATCATCTGCTGCATGCTGGCCTCAGTGTCCGCCAGCAGAGCCTTCTTCTCCTCGCACGCTTGTTGCACAGGAACAACTTGATGGTTCACATGGCGCAAACTGGCGCAGACGTCACACAGCAAAACcttgtcttttctacagaacaAAGTCAGGAGTCTGGTGTGCTCCTTGCAGATCCTGTCCTCCCGTCTCACCATGGGTTtaaccagtgtgtgtgtcttcagtcCCGCAGCTCTGTGATGAGGCTCTAGATGGACGTCACAAAAAGAAGTCAGACACTCCAGACAGGTATTGACAGCCTCTTGCTGGGTGTCAGTACAAATATCACACAGCACCGCAGCACCACAGCTAGCCTGATGTTGGTCTGTGCTCCAGATGTGAGCGTCTACTTGAAGCGTCCTGAACTGCGATGCCAGCTCTGAGATGAAAGTGTTGACTTTAAGGTCCGGTCTCCTTTCAAAAGTTTCCTTACAGATGGGACACTGGCTGACTGGTATGTCGTCCCAGTAGGACGTGATACAGGACATGCAGAAGTTGTGTCCACATGGAGTGGAAACTGGCCGAGTGAACACATCCAGGCAGATGGGACACAtaaactgctcctcagacaGGAGACTGTTACTGGAGGCcatttctgaaagaaaaaaaacaaacataaaaaaacagttaaattaaAGACGGAAAACATTCTTGACCTTGGAAACAGCaattgcaaaataaatattgccctcctccccacggggttcgggaaaagtttcattttccagctcgctccgttaGTGGGGAAGGAGTTCgctaaggctaacgctagtGATGCTAATGCTAAGCCTTGTCGGTCTCCCCTCTTGTTGCACATGCGCATGACATATAGTACGCCacgaccaaacgttagcgattggtAATGGCAgttccagagtggctctgggcagatccaatagttttaaacttcaacagagtacctgCCTTCAATGAAGTTACCACTTCTCTctccagactctctgtacaaacaaaatgtacaagAGTCTGGTGGGACCAGGCTAGATTGAAGGTCCCCTGTGGAGTATTTTTTCAAAGCTTCTGTTCACATTTAGTGTTTTTGCCAACGCATTTAGAGCTGATATAAATAATAAGTTAATAATTTTTAATtcgcaactattttgataatagaTTATAGTTAGAAAAAGCAGCAAGCAATCCCTTTGGGGTTTGGACTGccggtcaaaaaaaaaaaaaaaaaaaactagttgaAGATGTCagcttgggctttgggaaataTGTAGCCTACCTATTTTCTCACATtctaaaatttaaatgaattgttaCGTGAAGCCCTAAATGCTACCTAGAGCTGggcgatgtggagaaaatcatctatcatccatcccaatatttttgaccaaatacctcaatactGCTTTTGTGGCAATATTTAAGGGCTGACTGttgttgctttcacaaaatgtgtacacaatgagatttttgataatcaATCATCAGTTAAGTTGATATAATGActatgtgggtaaaggcaaataatagaacagctagaacagtctggtgtgttcagaaaattacatcagcCTACTTTAATGCAGCCTTAATAACCAGGCAAAGACACCACTTGTGTCATATCAGGATATTTTTAAGATGATATCTAACCTCATATATTGATATCaatttaatattgaaatattgcccagccctaatgcTAAACTAcctaaaacatttgcaaagctaATTTATCTTGAAAGAATAACACCTGCTACGTTCACCCCTTTAGTTTGCAGTCCGTTGTAGGCACATTGGTACATTTGTTTGCTGAAAttatagactgttaatattaatggacaacgCATGCGGTTCAGCGAAGAGttgcaaatgcagaagtgccttaaacctgcattttatctaatttccagcagggggcgacacatgtggtctgtttctgtagaagtctatgagaaaggGACCCagttctcacttgatttattacctcagtaaacatttccCAATGAATGTATGGTCTCAATAGCTAGTTTTAGGTGTTCTGCAACAATtatggtctcgttgattttaaaattggctttcaaaataaagcacgGGGTGTTTGCACTAGATAGTAGTTATCTAGAAAACTACTGTTTGATTAATCTCCTTTTGTGTGCTGCTCTAAgcttaattttattttctctagCCTTTTTGCTTTGGACTTGTGCATTTTTAAGTAGTTTCCCTCTTTTTGGTTCTTTGTTTCCTTTGGTCAATTCTTTTTGTAGCCTTCATGGACATTTGTATATACAAAACGTATATTCTTTACCCACGAGAGTTTtgtatgttattttttgtgtatatgtgtgtgtgtgtgtgtgtaggggccTATTGTTGCTTTTCACTCTCCGCTGGCTGATCTGCTGAAGTGTTCAGAGtcgactcaacatgatgacgttttatataaactttattgattttgaattggagggatttaaactgctatttgtctgatttaaaggcgtTTCCAGTTCAAaccacgtgttgtgtggctgatagttacgtTGAGCAGTCAGAGAGACAAAATCTTTTAAGATAACGGATcattagtctgtttttttttattaaaatcag
This sequence is a window from Etheostoma cragini isolate CJK2018 chromosome 21, CSU_Ecrag_1.0, whole genome shotgun sequence. Protein-coding genes within it:
- the LOC117936437 gene encoding E3 ubiquitin-protein ligase TRIM21-like isoform X2, giving the protein MASSNSLLSEEQFMCPICLDVFTRPVSTPCGHNFCMSCITSYWDDIPVSQCPICKETFERRPDLKVNTFISELASQFRTLQVDAHIWSTDQHQASCGAAVLCDICTDTQQEAVNTCLECLTSFCDVHLEPHHRAAGLKTHTLVKPMVRREDRICKEHTRLLTLFCRKDKVLLCDVCASLRHVNHQVVPVQQACEEKKALLADTEASMQQMIQERQQKVQAMKETVKQSKTETKDMIANTVQDLTALISDIQKSQTELVNVIEEKQKAAEEQAGVFIRKMEREITKLQKRTLKLRELKQTEDQLCFLQSFPNSSIQPHTMDISTFRFNRQVEIHHIQKTLNKSVSQLHMLLNKMTTEIQQFSDSTDESNDATLRYVQQYEVDILLDPDTANPLLILSNDRKQVRYGNGSGLRRNLNPKMFTTNLAVLGQRGFSSRKFYFEVFVDGKTEWCLGVVKASIQRRGELVRRPHSGLWAMWFQKDKFVTMCSPKVLVHFGKVERFGVFVDYDGGEVSFYDVQTATLIYTFTECVFTEDLHPYFNPCDNEFGSNLGPMIIVPVSRPV
- the LOC117936437 gene encoding E3 ubiquitin-protein ligase TRIM21-like isoform X1; the protein is MFFPGKEPGSPSIISSLQTDANRQMASSNSLLSEEQFMCPICLDVFTRPVSTPCGHNFCMSCITSYWDDIPVSQCPICKETFERRPDLKVNTFISELASQFRTLQVDAHIWSTDQHQASCGAAVLCDICTDTQQEAVNTCLECLTSFCDVHLEPHHRAAGLKTHTLVKPMVRREDRICKEHTRLLTLFCRKDKVLLCDVCASLRHVNHQVVPVQQACEEKKALLADTEASMQQMIQERQQKVQAMKETVKQSKTETKDMIANTVQDLTALISDIQKSQTELVNVIEEKQKAAEEQAGVFIRKMEREITKLQKRTLKLRELKQTEDQLCFLQSFPNSSIQPHTMDISTFRFNRQVEIHHIQKTLNKSVSQLHMLLNKMTTEIQQFSDSTDESNDATLRYVQQYEVDILLDPDTANPLLILSNDRKQVRYGNGSGLRRNLNPKMFTTNLAVLGQRGFSSRKFYFEVFVDGKTEWCLGVVKASIQRRGELVRRPHSGLWAMWFQKDKFVTMCSPKVLVHFGKVERFGVFVDYDGGEVSFYDVQTATLIYTFTECVFTEDLHPYFNPCDNEFGSNLGPMIIVPVSRPV